In Vicinamibacterales bacterium, the sequence CGAACGTTTCGTGTTGCTGTACGGCGTCAACGCGACGGACCCGAACACGATGATGTGGATGTCGGCGCCCGAGCTGCAGGACTACGCGCAGCAGACCTCGAGCTTCGACGTGTTCGGCTGGTTCCGCACCGGCCGGTATCGGCTGACGGCCCCCGGCGATCCGCAATTCGTCCCCGGTGCGGCGGTGACGCCGGCGCTCGCGCGGCAGCTTGGTCCACCGCTCCTCGGCCAGTGGTTCGCCGACGACACGAGCGCCGTCATCTCGAGCGCCCTGTGGCACCGCCTCGGCGGCGGGCGCGACATCGTCGGCAGCGCCATCACGCTCGACGAGCGCCAGTACACGATCGTCGGCGTCATGCCGCCGGCGTTCCAGTTTCCGCTCGCCAGCCTGGGGGGAACACGCGGCGACACCGAGGTGTGGATTCCGCTCGATCCGTCCCCGCCCAACGCGAGCCGGGGCAGCGGCCTCTCCGTCGCGTACGCCCGCCGCAAGCCCGGGGTGTCGCTGGAGCAGGCGAGGGCGGACGCCAGGCGAGTCGCCGCGTCGGTCGCCGCCATCGAGCCCGCACGCTACCAGCACTACACGGCCGGCGTCGCCGACCTGCGCGAGGCGACGGTCGGGATGGTCGGCTCGACCGTCCAAGCCCCGCTGTTGATCCTGCTGGGCGGCGCCGGCCTCCTGCTGCTCATTGCCTGCGCGAACGTGGCCACCCTGCTGCTGGCACGATCGGTCGCGCGCGCCCGCGAGACGGCGATCCGCGTCGCGCTCGGCGCGTCGCGGCGGCAGCTCGCACTGCGCTTCTTCGCTGAAGGCGCGCTCGTGTCGGTCGCCGGCGCCGCCGCCGGGGTCGCTCTGAGCGTGATCCTCGTTCGGCAGATCCTGGCCGCGGCGTCCGGCTTCATTCCGCGCGTCGGTGACACCGCGATCGACTGGAAGGTGCTCGGCTTCAGCGTCGCGGTGGCGATCGCCACGGGCGTCCTCGCCGGCCTGGCGCCGCTCTGGCAGGCCATGCGTACGGCGCCGACCGCGGTGCTCTCGGAAGGCGTTCGTGCCTCAGCGGCGGCACCGGCGCAACGCCTGTCGAAGGCGTTCGTCGTCGCCGAAATCGCGCTCGCCTTCGCGCTCCTGACGACGTCGGCCATTCTCGTCGTTCACATGCGCAATCTCGAACGCGTGTCGTTGGGTTTCAATCCCGACGGCCTCGTCGCGTTCAACCTCGCGCTGCCGAGAGGCGCCGGTACACCCCAGGAACGTGCCGAGCAGCGGCGCGCCGCCCAGGAGCGATTGCTGGACGTGCTGCAGAAGACGCCCGGCGTGACCGGCGCCGCGTTCGCGAGCCGGGGACCCGATCCGATTTGCGGCGGCACCCCCATTTACCTCGAGAGCCGGCCGAAGGACGCGCTCGCGCCGCGGGTGTGCCTGACTCTGACCACACCCGACTTCTTCTCGACGATGCGGATCCCGCTTCGCGCCGGGCGGCTGCTGAACGAGTCCGACCGCCGGCAGGATGCGGTGACCGTCGTCGTCAACGAGGCTGCCGCGCGCGCGTTCTGGCCCGAGCGCAATCCGATCGGCGCCACGGCGCGCCTCAGCGCACCCGACAACGACCGCTTCGAGGTCGTGGGCGTCGTGGCGGACGTCCGCAACGACGGGTTGAACAAGCCACCAGTGCCCGAGCTCTACGCCGCCGCGCCGAGCATCAATCCGCTGAACGTCATCGTCCGCTCGGACCTGCCGCCCAATCAACGGATCGCCGCCCTCCGCGGCGCCGTCCGGCAGGCCGATCCGACACTGGTGATGGACTACGTCAGGACGGTACCCGACATCGTCCTCGCCTACCTGAGGCTCGAGCGTCTCAGCTCGCTGGTCATGATCTTTTTCGGCCTGGCGGCGCTGCTGATGGCGACGCTCGGCATCTACGGCGTGGTGGCGTACTTCGTCCGACAACGCACTGTGGAGCTGGGCACGCGGATGGCGCTTGGCGCCGTCACCCGTGATCTCGTGGCGCTCGTCCTCGGCGGCGGCCTGAGGCTGGCGCTGATCGGCGTGACGGTGGGATCGATCGCGCTCCTCGCCGTGGTCCCGCTGCTCGAGCGATATCTCGCGGTCGCCAACTTCGGATGGCTGCCGTTTGCAGGGTCCACCGCCGTGGTCGGCCTGGTCGCGGCGGCGGCCGCGTCGGTGCCGGCGTGGCGCACCACCCTCATCTCGCCGATGGCCGCCATTCGCGAGCAGCCGCCGTCGGTCCTACGGTGGGCGCATCAACGGATGCAGGTCGCTGTTCGCGAGATTCGCCCGGCCGCCGCCGACAGCGGATCCGAGCTCCCGGCAACAGACATGCTGACGGCGTTCGTCGACGCCGCCCGCCGCGCCGACTCGTACACCGGCGCTATGCGTGCTGCGCTGGCCAGCGTGTGCGACAGGCTGAAGGTTGAATCGGCCGCGCTGCTCGAGCGGCGCGACGGCTCGCCGGCGG encodes:
- a CDS encoding ADOP family duplicated permease produces the protein MLSALSQAWASWKTAPAVALLAVVAFSVGIGSATAIFTVVNGVLLRPLPYPNGERFVLLYGVNATDPNTMMWMSAPELQDYAQQTSSFDVFGWFRTGRYRLTAPGDPQFVPGAAVTPALARQLGPPLLGQWFADDTSAVISSALWHRLGGGRDIVGSAITLDERQYTIVGVMPPAFQFPLASLGGTRGDTEVWIPLDPSPPNASRGSGLSVAYARRKPGVSLEQARADARRVAASVAAIEPARYQHYTAGVADLREATVGMVGSTVQAPLLILLGGAGLLLLIACANVATLLLARSVARARETAIRVALGASRRQLALRFFAEGALVSVAGAAAGVALSVILVRQILAAASGFIPRVGDTAIDWKVLGFSVAVAIATGVLAGLAPLWQAMRTAPTAVLSEGVRASAAAPAQRLSKAFVVAEIALAFALLTTSAILVVHMRNLERVSLGFNPDGLVAFNLALPRGAGTPQERAEQRRAAQERLLDVLQKTPGVTGAAFASRGPDPICGGTPIYLESRPKDALAPRVCLTLTTPDFFSTMRIPLRAGRLLNESDRRQDAVTVVVNEAAARAFWPERNPIGATARLSAPDNDRFEVVGVVADVRNDGLNKPPVPELYAAAPSINPLNVIVRSDLPPNQRIAALRGAVRQADPTLVMDYVRTVPDIVLAYLRLERLSSLVMIFFGLAALLMATLGIYGVVAYFVRQRTVELGTRMALGAVTRDLVALVLGGGLRLALIGVTVGSIALLAVVPLLERYLAVANFGWLPFAGSTAVVGLVAAAAASVPAWRTTLISPMAAIREQPPSVLRWAHQRMQVAVREIRPAAADSGSELPATDMLTAFVDAARRADSYTGAMRAALASVCDRLKVESAALLERRDGSPADYRCLVAAGGLDGAAPAVPADGFLITRLRAYPLPLPFAPNELDALADWAAAHRPERLEEIRALAAAGIRLAVPLRTRSEILGVLLLGDRPHRRGFSAQHKQVLRGCAAQFALMIENARLTDRVVEQETLRRDIALASDVQRRLLPDAPPCTDSADFAAISVPARRIGGDYYDFIELRDRALGIALADVSGKGVAAALIMSVVQASLRIISSEGDVPLPRLVARMNQFVHRSTPASKYATFFYAQLDQRARQLRYVNAGHNAPYLLRAGRQSAVDSAVAEIEQLSVGGTIVGMFPETSYEEATVELRPGDVLVAFTDGVPEAHSPENEEFGEERLQVLLRRTAHLPANEIGARLSAELK